The Thermoanaerobaculia bacterium DNA segment ACGCCGGTGAGGCGCGCGAACATCGCGCCGGCGAGGCGCGTGAACGTGGCGCCGGAGAGGCGCGCGAACATGGCTCGGCGCAGGACCGCGGCGCCGCGACGATCCCTTCCGCCGCCGAGGGGGGGCGCGGATGAGCGACGCGCGGCAGGGAGAGCTCGGCTTCGCGACGCCCGTCTACCGCGTCAGCCAGCTGCTCGCCGAGGTATCGACGGCGCTCTCGACCGGGTGGCGTCGCGTCGCCGTCGCCGGCCAGGCCTGCGAGGTGCGGCGCTATCCCTCCGGACACGTGTATTTCGCGCTGAAGGACGAGACGGGGAAGCTCCCGGCGGTGCTGTGGCGCTCGGACGCGGTGCGCCTGCCGTTTGCTCTCGAGGAAGGGATGGAGGTCGTCGCGACCGGCACGCTCGGCCTCTACGCGGCGCGCGGACAGTTCCAGATGCAGGTCGTCGCGCTCCAGCCCGTCGGTGTCGGCGCGATGCAGATCGCGCTCGACCAGCTCAAGCGCCGGCTGGCCGCCGAAGGGCTCTTCGATGCCGGCCGGAAACGGCCGCTGCCTTTCCTTCCGAAACGGGTCGGGATCGTGACGTCGCCGCAGGGGGCCGCGATCCGCGACATCCTGAACGTCCTGCGGCGCCGCCATCCCGACCTGTGGGTCACGATCTTTCCGGCCCGCGTGCAGGGAGAAGGCGCCGTCGCGCAGATGATCGAGGGGCTCCGCGCGCTCGCGCGCCTCGGCTGCGACGTCATCCTGCTCGCCCGCGGCGGCGGCTCGGCGGAGGACCTCGCCGCCTTCAACGACGAGCGGCTCGCGCGCGCGCTCGCCGCGTCGCCGGCGCCGACGATCTCCGCGGTGGGCCACGAGACCGACTGGACGCTCGTCGACTTCGTCGCGGACCTCCGCGCCCCGACGCCGTCGGCCGCGGCGGAGCTCGTGGTCGGCGCCCGGGAGGAGATCCTCCGCCGGGTCGGGCAGGCCCGGCGGGCGCTGGCCCAGCTCGCCCGCCGGCGGCTCGCCGAGGCGCGCGGGCGCGTCGGCCAGGCCGCGCGGGCGGAGGCGCTCGTCCGGTTCCGCTACGGGGTGCTCCGGCGCCGCGATCGTTTCGACGCTGCGCGCGGCACCCTTCTCGAGCTCGCGGCATCGCGCCCGCGCGCGCTCGCGGACCGGGTCGCGCGCGCGGCCGAAGGTCTCGCGTCGATCCGGCGCGTCCTTCAGATCGGCCGGCGGCGCGACGGCGCGCGCCGGTTCGAAGGCGCGCTGCGCGCGGCCATGCGCGGCTCGGTCGCGGCGTCCCGTTCGCGCCTGGGCGCGGCCGCGGGCCGCCTCCGCGCCCTCGACCCCCTGGCGATCCTGTCGCGGGGGTACGCCGTCGTCTACCGCGAAGGATCGACGTCCCCGCTCACCGACGCCGCGAGGGCGTCGGCGGGCGACCGCCTCCGGATCCGGCTGGCCCGGGGCGAGCTCGACGCGACGGTCGTGTCGCGCCCCGAAGGAGAATAAGTGCCCCTCCCCGGAAATAGCGTGCCATTTGCGCCCGCGGCTTGCGGGCGAGGTCAAGGCGCGGCGTGGGAGCAGATGCCGGAAGC contains these protein-coding regions:
- the xseA gene encoding exodeoxyribonuclease VII large subunit produces the protein MSDARQGELGFATPVYRVSQLLAEVSTALSTGWRRVAVAGQACEVRRYPSGHVYFALKDETGKLPAVLWRSDAVRLPFALEEGMEVVATGTLGLYAARGQFQMQVVALQPVGVGAMQIALDQLKRRLAAEGLFDAGRKRPLPFLPKRVGIVTSPQGAAIRDILNVLRRRHPDLWVTIFPARVQGEGAVAQMIEGLRALARLGCDVILLARGGGSAEDLAAFNDERLARALAASPAPTISAVGHETDWTLVDFVADLRAPTPSAAAELVVGAREEILRRVGQARRALAQLARRRLAEARGRVGQAARAEALVRFRYGVLRRRDRFDAARGTLLELAASRPRALADRVARAAEGLASIRRVLQIGRRRDGARRFEGALRAAMRGSVAASRSRLGAAAGRLRALDPLAILSRGYAVVYREGSTSPLTDAARASAGDRLRIRLARGELDATVVSRPEGE